In one window of Calypte anna isolate BGI_N300 chromosome 1, bCalAnn1_v1.p, whole genome shotgun sequence DNA:
- the CHST7 gene encoding carbohydrate sulfotransferase 7 isoform X2 codes for MKSHRRRWRWRGEHRRFAAVLVLYTLLLLLLVPYALDYGSRRGRTDEEPLLRRCPSLEEALSEWGWDQQPLLDEEDDEDEEGGGGTAGAAGNESAAGGKRHIYLHATWRTGSSFLGELFNQHPDVFYLYEPMWHLWQALYPGDALSLQGALRDMLRALFRCDFSVLRLYAAPPAPRDPLAAAAAAPNLTTAGIFGWRTNKVICSPPLCPAAPRPRQEIGLVDGAACEETCPPRGLQELEAECRKYPVVVIKDVRLLELGALLPLLREPGLNLRVVQLFRDPRAVHNSRLKARQALLRESVQVLRSRHRTEPRGPPRHQSQQLLLPPGLLGGGGRGPGPQHRTEFFLGGALEVICQAWLRDLLLARRAPAWLRRRYTQLRYEDLVREPRAQLRRLLRFAGLTVPPALEAFVLNMTRGAAYSSDRPFLISARDAREAIHAWRERLSRQQPDERITFLP; via the exons ATGAAGAGCCACCGCCGGCGGTGGCGGTGGCGGGGGGAGCACCGGCGGTTCGCCGCGGTGCTGGTGCTGTAcacgctgctgctgctcctgctggtgcCCTACGCGCTGGACTACGGGTCCAGGCGGGGGCGGACGGACGAGGAGCCGCTGCTGCGGCGCTGccccagcctggaggaggctctgagcgAATGGGGCTGGGATCAGCAGCCGCTGCTGGACGAGGAGGACGACGAGGATGAGGAGGGCGGCGGCGGCACGGCCGGGGCGGCGGGCAACGAGAGCGCGGCGGGGGGAAAGAGGCACATCTACCTGCACGCTACCTGGCGCACGGGCTCCTCCTTCCTGGGGGAGCTCTTCAACCAGCACCCCGACGTCTTCTACCTCTACGAGCCCATGTGGCACCTGTGGCAGGCCCTCTACCCGGGGGACGCGCTCAGCCTGCAGGGCGCCCTCCGCGACATGCTGCGCGCCCTCTTCCGATGCGACTTCTCCGTCCTGCGCCTCTACgccgccccgcccgccccccgcGACCCGCtggcggccgccgccgccgcccccaaCCTCACCACCGCCGGCATCTTCGGCTGGCGGACCAACAAGGTGATCTGCTCGCCGCCCCTctgccccgccgccccccggcCCCGCCAGGAGATCGGCCTGGTCGACGGCGCCGCTTGCGAGGAGACGTGCCCGCCgcgggggctgcaggagctggaagccgAGTGCCGCAAGTACCCGGTGGTGGTCATCAAGGACGTgcggctgctggagctgggcgCCCTGCTGCCGCTGCTGCGGGAACCGGGGCTCAACCTGCGGGTGGTGCAGCTCTTCCGCGACCCCCGCGCCGTCCACAACTCCCGCCTGAAGGCGCGGCAGGCGCTGCTGCGGGAGAGCGTCCAGGTGCTGCGCAGCCGCCACCGCACCGAGCCGCGGGGGCCGCCCCGACACcagtcccagcagctcctgctgccgCCCGGCCTGCTggggggcggcgggcgggggccGGGGCCGCAGCACCGCACCGAGTTCTTCCTCGGCGGCGCCCTGGAGGTGATCTGCCAGGCCTGGCTCCGCGACCTCCTCCTGGCCCGCCGGGCCCCGGCCTGGCTCCGCCGCCGCTACACGCAACTGCGTTACGAGGACTTGGTGCGGGAGCCCCGCGCCCAACTGCGCCGCCTGCTGCGCTTCGCCGGTTTGACGGTGCCGCCCGCCCTGGAGGCCTTCGTGCTCAACATGACCCGCGGCGCCGCCTACTCCTCCGACCGGCCCTTCCTCATCTCCGCCCGCGACGCCAGGGAAGCCATCCACGCCTGGCGGGAGCGCCTCAGCCGCCAGCAG ccAGATGAGAGAATCACTTTTCTTCCCTAG
- the CHST7 gene encoding carbohydrate sulfotransferase 7 isoform X1, translated as MKSHRRRWRWRGEHRRFAAVLVLYTLLLLLLVPYALDYGSRRGRTDEEPLLRRCPSLEEALSEWGWDQQPLLDEEDDEDEEGGGGTAGAAGNESAAGGKRHIYLHATWRTGSSFLGELFNQHPDVFYLYEPMWHLWQALYPGDALSLQGALRDMLRALFRCDFSVLRLYAAPPAPRDPLAAAAAAPNLTTAGIFGWRTNKVICSPPLCPAAPRPRQEIGLVDGAACEETCPPRGLQELEAECRKYPVVVIKDVRLLELGALLPLLREPGLNLRVVQLFRDPRAVHNSRLKARQALLRESVQVLRSRHRTEPRGPPRHQSQQLLLPPGLLGGGGRGPGPQHRTEFFLGGALEVICQAWLRDLLLARRAPAWLRRRYTQLRYEDLVREPRAQLRRLLRFAGLTVPPALEAFVLNMTRGAAYSSDRPFLISARDAREAIHAWRERLSRQQVRQVEDACGEAMSLLAYPLSAADAR; from the coding sequence ATGAAGAGCCACCGCCGGCGGTGGCGGTGGCGGGGGGAGCACCGGCGGTTCGCCGCGGTGCTGGTGCTGTAcacgctgctgctgctcctgctggtgcCCTACGCGCTGGACTACGGGTCCAGGCGGGGGCGGACGGACGAGGAGCCGCTGCTGCGGCGCTGccccagcctggaggaggctctgagcgAATGGGGCTGGGATCAGCAGCCGCTGCTGGACGAGGAGGACGACGAGGATGAGGAGGGCGGCGGCGGCACGGCCGGGGCGGCGGGCAACGAGAGCGCGGCGGGGGGAAAGAGGCACATCTACCTGCACGCTACCTGGCGCACGGGCTCCTCCTTCCTGGGGGAGCTCTTCAACCAGCACCCCGACGTCTTCTACCTCTACGAGCCCATGTGGCACCTGTGGCAGGCCCTCTACCCGGGGGACGCGCTCAGCCTGCAGGGCGCCCTCCGCGACATGCTGCGCGCCCTCTTCCGATGCGACTTCTCCGTCCTGCGCCTCTACgccgccccgcccgccccccgcGACCCGCtggcggccgccgccgccgcccccaaCCTCACCACCGCCGGCATCTTCGGCTGGCGGACCAACAAGGTGATCTGCTCGCCGCCCCTctgccccgccgccccccggcCCCGCCAGGAGATCGGCCTGGTCGACGGCGCCGCTTGCGAGGAGACGTGCCCGCCgcgggggctgcaggagctggaagccgAGTGCCGCAAGTACCCGGTGGTGGTCATCAAGGACGTgcggctgctggagctgggcgCCCTGCTGCCGCTGCTGCGGGAACCGGGGCTCAACCTGCGGGTGGTGCAGCTCTTCCGCGACCCCCGCGCCGTCCACAACTCCCGCCTGAAGGCGCGGCAGGCGCTGCTGCGGGAGAGCGTCCAGGTGCTGCGCAGCCGCCACCGCACCGAGCCGCGGGGGCCGCCCCGACACcagtcccagcagctcctgctgccgCCCGGCCTGCTggggggcggcgggcgggggccGGGGCCGCAGCACCGCACCGAGTTCTTCCTCGGCGGCGCCCTGGAGGTGATCTGCCAGGCCTGGCTCCGCGACCTCCTCCTGGCCCGCCGGGCCCCGGCCTGGCTCCGCCGCCGCTACACGCAACTGCGTTACGAGGACTTGGTGCGGGAGCCCCGCGCCCAACTGCGCCGCCTGCTGCGCTTCGCCGGTTTGACGGTGCCGCCCGCCCTGGAGGCCTTCGTGCTCAACATGACCCGCGGCGCCGCCTACTCCTCCGACCGGCCCTTCCTCATCTCCGCCCGCGACGCCAGGGAAGCCATCCACGCCTGGCGGGAGCGCCTCAGCCGCCAGCAGGTGCGGCAGGTGGAGGACGCCTGCGGAGAGGCCATGAGCCTCCTCGCCTACCCCCTCAGCGCCGCCGACGCCCGGTAG